The DNA region TTTCTTAACAATACCTAACTCAACACCTATATCAAGTATTTCACCAACTTTAGATATTCCTTCTCCGTACATAATATCAAACTCTGCCAATTGGAAAGGTGGGGCAACTTTATTTTTAACCACTTTTACTTTAGTGCTATTACCTACTACTCTATCACCATCTTTAATTTGTGTTCTACGTCTAATATCCAGTCGTACGGAAGCGTAAAATTTTAAAGCATTACCACCTGTAGTAGTTTCAGGGTTACCAAACATAACTCCAATTTTTTCACGCAATTGGTTAATGAATATTACAGTACATTTCGTTTTGCTGATGGTTCCAGTAAGTTTACGGAGGGCTTGAGACATTAAACGGGCATGTAACCCCATTTTAGAGTCACCCATTTCTCCTTCAATTTCGCTTTTAGGAGTAAGTGCGGCAACAGAGTCAATTACAACAATATCTATAGCACCTGAACGGATTAAGTTATCGGCAATTTCTAAAGCTTGCTCTCCATGATCTGGTTGAGAGATAATTAAATTATCAATATCTACTCCTAAGTTTTGAGCATAATATCTATCAAAAGCGTGTTCTGCATCAATAAAAGCTGCAATACCACCAGCCTTTTGGGCTTCAGCAATTGCATGAATAGTTAAGGTTGTTTTACCTGAAGATTCTGGTCCGTAAATTTCTATTACCCTTCCTCTTGGGTAACCTCCAACACCTAAAGCTATATCTAATCCTAAAGAACCTGATGGAATAGCGTCAACATCCTCTGTAACGTCATCACCTAAACGCATAACAGATCCTTTACCATAGGTTTTATCCAATTTGTCCAATGTTAATTGTAACGATTTTAATTTTGCTGCTTTTTCTTTGTCTTCTGCCATAATAGTGCTTAAAAATGTTTTTAAAATAAGTGTGGCTAAAGTACAAAAAAGAATTGTTTATATTTACTTAATTAGTATTAACAATTTATTTTCAATCTCATTAATTATGAAAAATTGGTTTCTTTCAATTTTGATGCTCTTTGGGTGTTTTTCTTTTGGACAAACGCTTTCAAAAACGGAAATAAAAAAAGCAGCTCATCATAAATTTCCCGAAGCTTTAAACAGATTAAAATCTTTTTTAAAAATTCCCAATGACGGTCATTTTCCAGAACAAATTCATGCAAATTTGTCGTACTGTAATACTGTTTTTAAAAAATTAGATTTTTCCACAAAAACAATAACAACCAACGGTGTTCCTGTATTATTTGCTGAAAAAAAATTCTATAAAAAGGCAAAAACGATATTGTTTTACTTGCAAATTGACGGCCAGCCTGTAGATACCTCAGCTTGGCATCAAGAAAACCCGTTTAAACCAGTACTCAAAGAAAAAGTTGGACTAAACAAATGGAAAATAATAGATTTTCCTTCGCAAAAAGATAAAATAGATTTTGATTGGCGAATTTTTGCCCGATCCGCATCAGATTCTAAAGGGCCAGCAATGTCGTTCATTTCCGCATTGGAAATTTTGCATTCAAAAAAGATAAAACCAAGGTTTAATGTAAAAGTTATTATGGATTTCCAGGAAGAAATGGGTTCTCCAACACTACCTAAAACAGTAACCGACAATGAGCAACTTCTTAAGGCTGATATGGTGCTGATAATCGACGGAACACGCCATGTGAGCAATTTACCCACATTAACTTTTGGTGCTAGAGGTATTGCCACAGCAAAATTAAAAGTATTTGGACCTAGATATGCCTTGCATAGCGGACAATATGGAAATTTTGCCCCAAACCCCGTTTTTGAAACCGCAAAATTATTGGGCGGATTAAAAGATGAAAACGGACGTGTTACCTTATCTGGATTTTATGATGGGATACATTTGAGCGACAAGGAAAAACAATCCATAAATAACGTACCTGAACATTTAGATAGCATCAAAAAAAGAATAGGCGTTGCTAAAGCCGATGCGGTTGGAAATACCTATCAAGAAGCATTGCAATATCCTTCCTTGAATATCCGTGGAATTCAATCCGGTTGGACAGGTAGTAAAGTCAGAACAATTATACCTGAACATGTAATGGTAGAAATTGATATGCGTTTAGTGCCAGAATCTGACGGGACAAAACTCATGGAGTCACTTAAAAGTTATATTCAAGAAAACGGTTATCATTTGGTAGATTCCATTCCAACAGAAAAAGAACGTCAAACCTATCCAAAATTAGCAAGTTTTACTTACAAGTTAGGTTCAAAGCCGTTTAGAACCGAAATGGACAGTAATATTGGTGACTTTTTAAGTAATGCTTTGACGCGATTGTATGGAAAAAAA from Aureibaculum sp. 2308TA14-22 includes:
- the recA gene encoding recombinase RecA, whose product is MAEDKEKAAKLKSLQLTLDKLDKTYGKGSVMRLGDDVTEDVDAIPSGSLGLDIALGVGGYPRGRVIEIYGPESSGKTTLTIHAIAEAQKAGGIAAFIDAEHAFDRYYAQNLGVDIDNLIISQPDHGEQALEIADNLIRSGAIDIVVIDSVAALTPKSEIEGEMGDSKMGLHARLMSQALRKLTGTISKTKCTVIFINQLREKIGVMFGNPETTTGGNALKFYASVRLDIRRRTQIKDGDRVVGNSTKVKVVKNKVAPPFQLAEFDIMYGEGISKVGEILDIGVELGIVKKSGSWFSYGDTKLGQGRDAVKSLIKDNPELAEELEEKILAEINKE
- a CDS encoding M20/M25/M40 family metallo-hydrolase, whose protein sequence is MKNWFLSILMLFGCFSFGQTLSKTEIKKAAHHKFPEALNRLKSFLKIPNDGHFPEQIHANLSYCNTVFKKLDFSTKTITTNGVPVLFAEKKFYKKAKTILFYLQIDGQPVDTSAWHQENPFKPVLKEKVGLNKWKIIDFPSQKDKIDFDWRIFARSASDSKGPAMSFISALEILHSKKIKPRFNVKVIMDFQEEMGSPTLPKTVTDNEQLLKADMVLIIDGTRHVSNLPTLTFGARGIATAKLKVFGPRYALHSGQYGNFAPNPVFETAKLLGGLKDENGRVTLSGFYDGIHLSDKEKQSINNVPEHLDSIKKRIGVAKADAVGNTYQEALQYPSLNIRGIQSGWTGSKVRTIIPEHVMVEIDMRLVPESDGTKLMESLKSYIQENGYHLVDSIPTEKERQTYPKLASFTYKLGSKPFRTEMDSNIGDFLSNALTRLYGKKFVKMRTTGGSQPMASFIKTLGVPAVSVRIPNPDNNIHSPNENFRLGNFLEGIEMCLVILDQPIK